The Malus sylvestris chromosome 8, drMalSylv7.2, whole genome shotgun sequence genomic interval tgGGAAGAGTCATACGCGGAGGGCACCGACTTGGACGAGTTTAGGGACGAGGTGGCCACCGAGGTGGAGGGCGACGAGGGACTCGAGGCCGCCGACACAAGTGCCGCCGATGAAAACGGCGGGCGGAGTATTACAAgactgttgttgttgttggtcgTCGTAGGGGAGAGCAGCGATCTCGTGATTGTCCAATTCGATGACGGTGGGGTGGACGCCAATGGCGGCGAGGAGCTTCTTCATGACGTGACACATGTAGCAGGAGCTTTTGCTGAATATGATGACCGGGTGCTCGGAGATGAGGCGGCGGATGCGGGTCTCGGCGGACTCGGCGACGTCGATGGAGAGAGTTGAGGAAGACTTGTTTGTGGGAGCGGGTGGGGAGGGCGAGGTCGGGGCGGGTGAGAGGCCGAGGTGGACGACGTCGTTGGAGCAACGCCGTAGGCCTTGCATCGCCGGGAAAGCCAGAGGAGTTACGTGGTGGTGAATTGAGGGAGAAACGGAGAGAGGTGGTGGGGAAATGACGTCAACGGGGGCAAAAAGGAAATAAGTGGTAGGTGTGAGAGAGAATGGGGGTGGGGGAGGTGTGTATAAATACAgaaaggagagaagggggagGAGGTGTGGTTGCTTACGTCACAAAGTACTgtgtttacatatttttttgtttttttgttttttgggatcGAAGGCTGTGAACATTGTAACTCCCACGCGCTcatatatgctactaatttgtCAAGTCTTAATTTTCCCTTCATAGTTTAAGAATTGGTTTTCTAGAAGAACTATGAttttctcctctcctcttcatattccctttcattttctcctttcacatttttttattttgtctttctctttgtataaaaaagttcatataagatgttgacatggtttaaccgtgatcatTCAAATATGAGAGAAGGGAAGGGGAGAGAAAAAATGAGGGGAGATAATCCTACTCCTTTCTAGAGAATAAACTTTGGGTTATAATGTCAAAATCGAACAACAAACTTATCATCATAACCTAATTTATTACTTGGCATTTGCTCACAGTAGTGTAGGCTCATAATCTAGAGAATAAATGTAACATTTTATTGCTGATGGTGATAAGTGTCAACTGAAATCGTAGCTTATTAAATCCCGTCACTTAATGAATTAAGTCATTGAAGAATGTTTGTTAGGTTCATTCTTCAAGACTAGTTCTACATAAGGTACCTTAGTGATGAAGCATTTTGACATTGTTTTGTTATACTTGCCATGATTGATCATGATATACTtacatttgttttcttttattgatAGCCAAGGGGTACGAAACAACCTTATTGGATGGATAGCAAACTGTAAGCTCTCAAATTGGGGGAGAGGCCGAGAGCTTTGACACCGTGTCTGTTGAAAGATGAGTCGAcaactaatagataattttaGTGTGACTAGAACATGAGGTAGTACAGCACGTGTTACTATACAAATTGTGATATATGTGtattaaaaaagttaaaaacttaaatattaaaattttacatcacttatataaaatacgttgtgtaccactcgtgttccaatcacaataaaaaatttctggtTGAGTTGGGCTTGAAAGAGATACAATTGAGACATAGCTTGAACATAAACCAATAATGCTCGAGTGAAAATTTGTGAATGATTGGAAGGCTTTCGTGCACGAGGTAAGCAAGCGCGTGGGAATCGTTTAATACGAAAAGAGAATACGGCAGCTCGGAAGTACTGGATATTTGCCGGTCACATGGGGGGAGTGATCGGATGGTCATCGTAGTAAATGACGGTGACGTCACATGGACTTCGACGTGGAACGGTAAAGATTGAACCTTGACGTAACAGGGAAAGGGCTCATCTCCGGATTCCTTCCATCAATTAATTccgatttttgaaatttgatcaaacgattaaaaataaagattcattttaaaaattataataattttaaccgttagattaaatttcaaaagtcTGGATTAATTGATTAAAATAATTTGGTAAAAGAAATCCGAAGATGATTCCTTTCCACTAACAGAAAACTAAAGCCCACTCTCCTCCCCGCCTGGGCCCCACCATAGTAATaaacgagagattttttaatgtgaccAGTACAcgggatggtacaccacgtgtcattaaataaATGATggaatatgtgtgctaaaaagttaataacttaaaaaataaaatttcccaccattcCTATTAAAACATGTAGTGTATCACTtgtattcccgtcacaactaaaaatttctcagtAATAAACGGCTGGGTCATTGACGTGGACTAATATGTGCGAGAgggggaggcagattgtctgcccttctgtTTGGGTGCCCTTCTCATATCTTCGTATTTGTACGGctacggttaaaccacgttaacattttatattcttattattttttgtcttattatctttataaaaaattaataaaaaaatattaacatgacttaaccgtgaacgcacaaaatagga includes:
- the LOC126631008 gene encoding glutaredoxin-C6-like isoform X1, with amino-acid sequence MQGLRRCSNDVVHLGLSPAPTSPSPPAPTNKSSSTLSIDVAESAETRIRRLISEHPVIIFSKSSCYMCHVMKKLLAAIGVHPTVIELDNHEIAALPYDDQQQQQSCNTPPAVFIGGTCVGGLESLVALHLGGHLVPKLVQVGALREQQGSCFQDL
- the LOC126631008 gene encoding glutaredoxin-C6-like isoform X2, whose protein sequence is MQGLRRCSNDVVHLGLSPAPTSPSPPAPTNKSSSTLSIDVAESAETRIRRLISEHPVIIFSKSSCYMCHVMKKLLAAIGVHPTVIELDNHEIAALPYDDQQQQQSCNTPPAVFIGGTCVGGLESLVALHLGGHLVPKLVQVGALRGSCFQDL